Within Quercus lobata isolate SW786 chromosome 5, ValleyOak3.0 Primary Assembly, whole genome shotgun sequence, the genomic segment gacattgatgacatgaactTGGAAGTAATGTCTTAACTTCCTAGAAGCTGTTATTAGTGCAAAAGCTAACTTCTCTATTAGTGGGTACCTTCCTTCTGCTCCTCTGAGTGCTCGGCTAGTGTAATACACAGGCTTTTGCACCTTCCCTTTTTTCCTGATCAACGCTGAACTCACGGCATGTGGGGACACTGCTAAGTACATATACAGTTCCTCTCCTAGCACGGACGGACTTAACAATGGAGCTGTGGTAAGGTAGTCCTTCAAATCTTGGAAGGCCTTTTGACATTCGTCCGTCCATTCGAATGCCTTCCTGAGGACTTtaaagaagggtaaacacttgTTTGTGGCTTTTGAAACAAATCTGTTTAAAGCAGCAACTCTTCCGATGAGGGACTGGACTTCCTTGACATTTTTAGGTGGTTCCATGTTTAATATGGCTTGGATCTTGTTTGGATTTGCTTCAATTCCTCTTTGTGAAACCATGAATCCTAGAAATTTTCCTGATGATACCCTGAATGCACATTTACTTGGGTTCAGTTTCATCTTATATCGCCTaagtgtttcaaaggtttcctgAAGATCGTCCAAATGACTTCCCTCGTCTAAGCTCTTCACAAGCATGTCATTCACGTACACCTCCACATTCCGTCCTATCTGTGGGCGGAACATGTGATTCACCAACCTTTGATAAGTCGCCCCTGCGTTCTTCAGATCGAAGGGCATTACCTTATAACAAAACAAACCCTGACTAGTAATAAAGGAGGTTTTTTCTTGGCTAGCCTCGTCCATCTTTATCTGGTTATATCCTGAGAAGGTGTCCATGAAACTCAACAATTGATGGCTAGCTGTTGAatccaccaattgatcaataTGCGGTAAAGGATAACTATCCTTagggcaagccttgttcaaGTGAGTGAAGTCTatgcacattctccacttgccatttgcCTTCTTCACCATTACTACATTAGCTAACCAATCCAGGTAATAGACTTCTCGGATGAACTGCGCTGTGGTCAGTTTCTAAACCTCTTCCTTGATAGCCTTATCTTGTTCAGGagcaaacactctcttcttttgatGAACAGGCTTAGAGAAAGGGTACACATTCAATCGATGAGTAATTACATTTGGATCGATTCCTGGCATGTTATCATGACTCCACGTAAAAACATCGATACTCTTTCTCAGAAACTAGACGAGGTCTTTTTTCACCTTCTCCTTCATACTTGTTCCAATTCTGGTGAACTTTTCAGGATCATTTCCTTGTAATAAAACGTCTTCTAGCACTTCAGTAGGTTCTACAACAACTCTTCTTTCTTCAGTATTCTTCGTCTGGTTCTGTTCATCTGTGGCCAACATGGCCAAATAGCATTCTCTTGCTGCTAGTTGGTCTCCTTGCACTTGTCCTACCCTATATTCTGTAGGGAATTTGACGGATAAATGGTATGTAGACGTGACCGCCTTCTaactattcaaagttggtcTTCCAATAATAGTATTGTATAAGGACGAACAATCCACCACGAGGAAATTGACTCCCTCGGTTATCTGTTGTGGGTATGATCCCACCACTACTGGTAACGTGATGGTACCTACAGGCTGCACCTAAGGGCGTGTAGTTCTGACTTCTTCTTGAGGACGAACCCGTCTCCTTATTATCTCGTTCCTTCTTATCTTCCGTTCATCCCTTCTTTGGATGAGGACCTTGTTCCGAGTGGCGTGCGAGGTGTGCTTCCATCCTTTCAGCTCTTTTCCTCTTCGTGCCTATGATTGCGTCTTCTGTATTCATAAAGTTTTGGGCCGAATGAACGAGTTCAGCCATGGATTGAGGCTCCTTCTCATACAGCTTATGGAtgaataaatcaaaattaaccCCATTATGGAAGGCTGCCAAGAGTAGCTTGTCATCCACCTCATCTACGGTTAGGGCTTCCCTGTTaaaacgagtgatgaaggagcACAGGCTTTCATTCGCTCCTTGTTCTATGGTTAACAGACTGGACGAAGAGTGTTTGTGTCTTTGCCCTCCGATGAAATTATTGACAAACAACTTACCCAATTCTTCAAAAGAACTCACTGTGTTCGGGGGTATTGTGCTGAACCACACTTGCGCCGGTCCTTTGAGAGTGGTAGTGAAGGCTCTACACATAATCTCATCCGggactccttgaaggtgcatggTAGTCTTGAAAGTTTCTATATGATCAAATGGGTCACGTGCTCCATCGTACGAATCCAATGAAGGCATCTTGAATTTTGGGGGTAAGGGgtgaccgttgatggaagccgtgaAAGGGGAATCTGTTCGGTGGACTAGATCCTCCACTAGATTTTCCCTTCTCATGTTCTCCCTCATCTCTGCCATAACCTTTCTCATCTAATTCATTTCCCTCTCCAATTGTGGAACCCTTCTAGACGTGGTACCCCTTGATTGGCTTTCAAGTTCAGCGTTTTCCCTATCTTCTTGATTTTGGGCTTGACCTTCAGTGTACCCCTCATAGCGTTGCTTCTTCAAATTAATCTCCCTAGTCAATTCTTGATTCTGATGGGTTAACTCCGCCATAACGGCTACCATAAACTACATGTGTTGAATAAAGGATTGTGGCATCACTGGGGCTGATTGACGATTGCGATGGGGATTGCTTGAAGCATCCCTACTCTCTTGATGGCTTGGGTTGGTAGCCTTCGACTTGGTTCAAACCATTCAACCTTTTGTCGTAGAAAGACAAATTGCAAAGCAATCGAACTATCTtccccatagacggcgccaattgagGTTGCACAGAATTAGTAGGCTGAATGCTCCAGCTTCGGTGGGCTACTAGTGGCTGTGGAAGGCCTACAAAGATGAACACACAATCAAAAGGGGACCGAAGTTgaccggccaaatacccttcgATGGCTAAGTTAGTTTCTCACAAAAATGGAGTTCCAACTTTGTAGGAGTAAAATTTCAGAATGTACTCGCCCCAGTTTGATTCAGACCGGTCCTTTATATAGAGAACCTTGGAGCAGTTATTAACTTAGAAACTTTCCCAAGATTCGTGGAAACCAACGAGTCCAGACATAACTTCCTCAACGGCTACAGAAGTTGCAACCACTAATGGAAGTTAAGTATTCGAGGAATTTATGGCGATAATCATGGGTTTGGTAACCGTTCCAAGATGCTTAGAATTTCCCAAGTGTTGCACGTTCTTCTATCCATTTCGTGGACCATTTGGTCGTTCTTGGACGTCTGATCATTGTCCATGGACAACTTCATTGTCGTCCATGGACTATTTCATTGTTCTTGAACGATATTCTCGTCCATGAGCATCCTTCTCATTCTTGGGTAATTTCCGATCCGGCTTGCTCTCTGGGTTCTGGACGATACCTTTGGACGAATTGGAGATAACTAATTTTTCGCTATcccatcatatatatatatatatatatatatattattgaatcatattttatattaagCCAAAATTCTAGTAATCATATAAATCAGCAAGTTGTTTATTTACTCTACACCTGAGGGCCAAAATGATTAACATAGATTTTGCAGGCGCTATCCAAATTTCACCTTCCTTGTGATGCTTTATTCCGACATGTTTTGTATTCTTATTATCGGTGGAAGGAAAGTTTAAcaaaagattttaatttatttttccatggACTAATGAGTAATGAATTGAAGATCCTCGACCAAAAAAATGGATAATGTGATATGACATGTGAATTGTTCTACATGCAATATATGCTAATTTCAAAAGCACCGCCACGCACCTTGTACGTACGTACGTACTGATGAGCATCtcatctaattaattaatttacacCATTGCAGCGCCCGGGCCCATCTAATCTATTACCAATACTGCAAAACAGCTTATCATGCACATGTAATggatcc encodes:
- the LOC115990429 gene encoding uncharacterized protein LOC115990429 is translated as MAEMRENMRRENLVEDLVHRTDSPFTASINGHPLPPKFKMPSLDSYDGARDPFDHIETFKTTMHLQGVPDEIMCRAFTTTLKGPAQVWFSTIPPNTVSSFEELGKLFVNNFIGGQRHKHSSSSLLTIEQGANESLCSFITRFNREALTVDEVDDKLLLAAFHNGVNFDLFIHKLYEKEPQSMAELVHSAQNFMNTEDAIIGTKRKRAERMEAHLARHSEQGPHPKKG